The genome window TGCCTAAAGGAATAAAATTTATTATACCCAGATTAATACTGATGAAAGCCACAAAAGATGCAAATTGAGAGATTCCCCTTTTGGCTTGGTCTCCAGCCATTTTTGCAATTGCGATAGGACCGGATATTGCCTTTGCCGAGACCTTGCCTGTTATCATTTTATAAATTCCTCTAAACATAAGCACAGTCAAATTGACAGTCTTCTCAAGAGCCATTCCCACTGCCTCAAAGGGTGAAAAACTTACAGTCTTAAAATGGACATCAGTATAATTATTTGCCGCAACCACTCCCAATGCACCAACTTTGATTCTATTGTCCATTACATCTCGCTCTTCCTTCTCCTCCAACACTACTGAAGCTTCCTTTTCAATACCATTTCTTGAAAATGT of Candidatus Schekmanbacteria bacterium contains these proteins:
- the rseP gene encoding RIP metalloprotease RseP, whose amino-acid sequence is SEVKKDSPAEKAGLMPYDKIIKVDGKDLTEWADLQEAIAKKPNKRVSITFSRNGIEKEASVVLEEKEERDVMDNRIKVGALGVVAANNYTDVHFKTVSFSPFEAVGMALEKTVNLTVLMFRGIYKMITGKVSAKAISGPIAIAKMAGDQAKRGISQFASFVAFISINLGIINFIPLGTITDGGLIMLFTAEAIIRKPVNEKFKNATQYIGLALIFLIMGFALYNDFDRYLLDIIHFFKEIAGG